In Pelodiscus sinensis isolate JC-2024 chromosome 19, ASM4963464v1, whole genome shotgun sequence, the DNA window CTGGGATTTAACCAAACCCTCCCAACACCACAGCCCCCCCGGGATGGGGAATCCCCCAGATACAGGGGCCCAGCGCGCCCCCCCGGGATGGGGAATCCCCCAGATACaggggcccagcgcccccccccccggggatggGGAATCCCCCAGTTACaggggcccagcgccccccccccgggatgggGAATCCCCCAGTTACaggggcccagcgcccccccccgggatGGGGAATCCCCCAGTTACaggggcccagcgcccccccccgggatGGGGAATCCCCCAGATACAGGGGCccaacgccccccccccgggatgggGAATCCCCCAGGTACAGGGgcccaacgccccccccccccgggatgggGAATCCCCCAGGTACAGGGgcccaacgcccccccccccgggatgggGAATCCCCCAGGTACaggggcccagcgccccccccccgggatgggGAATCCCCCAGGTACaggggcccagcgcccccccccccgggatgggGAATCCCCCAGGTACAgtggcccagcgcccccccccccccgggatgggGAATCCCCCAGGTACaggggcccagcgccccccccccccgggatgggGAATCCCCCAGGTACaggggcccagcgccccccccccgggatgggGAATCCCCCAGGTACaggggcccagcgccccccccccccccgggatgggGAATCCCCCAGGTACaggggcccagcgccccccccccgggatgggGAATCCCCCAGGTACGGGGGACaagagccgacccagcccccccagGGACCCGCGGGTCActtccggggcggggggggggagatcgcAGTCAGGCCCCCCCACCTGTGGCCAGCCTCCTGCCCGGGCCGCGTTTCCAACGGCGACCGGCACTTCCGGCGCCGAACCGGAAGAGAAACGCGCTCGGCCCGCCCGCCCCGCGGGCGCCCATTGGCTGGCCTTCCCGCCCAGCGCGGAATGATTGACAGCACGGGCAGGCGGAAATGAGGGCACAGGAGGGCGCCTGGAGCGGAAGTGGGGCTGAGGTGATCCCCCCCCCTGTTTCCAAGATGGCCCCCGTAGCGGGGGAGACCCCAAGATTTACGGGACCCCCAGacccgagggggggggcaggcgggagggacCCCCAGCCcgagggggggcaggcgggggggtccCTTGGGGCAGAGGCTCGGCGCTGGGGGGCCCTGCCTCGGGCGTGTGGCCCCCCCGGGCGGTGCCACACAAGTGGCTGGAGTGTGGTTGCCCCAGCAGAGGGCGGggcacaagcccctcccccccccccccccccccgcgctgccagCAGGCGACTCATCCAGCAGGACGGGGGAGgcagaacagccccccccccccgcagcgtttGCCCAGGATTCGCAcccctggcccggggggggggggggtggggtggtgaggagcagggcctgggcctcGCCTTCCCCGCAGGCCTCCTGACCGGCGAGATGGGCCCCAGATACAGGGCAAACAGGCAGCTGATTAGAGGCTGTTAACGGCCATGGACAGGCTTCGCCCTGCAGATAAGCAAAGtcagatgggatgggatgggggggtcgGTCTCTGGCCCTTTAAGTACATGGCtgcgactagactggcatgattttgcggaaatatttttaacggaaaaacttttccattaaaagtattccCGCAgcagcgcgtctagattggcccggatgcttttgcgcaaaaagtggccagtgtagacgcgattttgcacaagaaagccccgatcgccattttagccatgggggcttttttgtgcaaaacagttcttccctgtcttcactggccgccttgtgcaagtattcttgcgcaagagggctttttcccaagcgggagcgtgaaagtatttgggcaagaagcactgattttgtatattacaaagtcagtgctcttgcgcaaattcaaacagccagtgtggacagctggcaagtttttgcacaaaagcgcttgcttttgcgcaaaatcttaccagtctagacgcaccccattAGAAAAAGACTTCTTAGGGGTCTGTGCTGGCTGGATTTGGCCCGGTTTTTGAGTTGtgcaattattttgtttttgcaatGGGCAAAGAGGAAACCTCTATTTAAAACCAGCTCTTTTCTGCCTGCTTGGGATTACTGGCCAGGAAAGCATGTGCAGCCTCACTGTTGatgctgtgtgtctgtgtcttgCTTGGTTTGGGACGGTAGGACTCTGTCTGCACTACGGTGTCAATAGCTGGGGTGCCGTAGCTGTGCTGTTGTAACCTGGTCATGTAGGCTCAAGGTGTAGCCACACAAGGGGAATTTCCATCTTTACCATCTCCCTGTCGGAAGATAGAGCTAGGTTGGCAAAGGAGTGTTTCTATCTACCTTCGGGCTTAGCATAGCTACAGGGAGTAGCATAGCTATTTTTCCGGTTGCTGAACATTTGCTATGTTGACCAGACCTGAAACTAGACATTGGACTATCAGCCTTTGAAGGCTTAATCCTCATGCCTTGTAGCACAGTGCCATTGACTCTGGTTCTCAACATAGTAGGTGTGTCTGTTTACCGGGCTTTGTCAACACCTCCAATTGAATGACAAAACTTCTGTACTTCACAGGAGCTTGAACTTGCTGTGGCAAGTGGGTGTAAACAACTTGTTGCCAGCAGGAGGGCTTGCCTGTCCACAAAGATGAacttgcctgggggaggggggattttttGCATGCAAACATTTTGTGACATAGGGACAATTGCACCAGTTTTCAAACAAGTATCTTTATGCtttctcccctgcagccccttgcaaaaACCTTGACAAAAGTTAGGCAGCTGCTGACCAGTATGGCTTCCTTGTGCTGTATCTACCTGCTCTCACCTATTTTATAATTAGATTAGAAGCACTTTGGAACAAAGACCAGTTTTTAATTGGATATGTGTGCCACCTGTAGCAACCTCAGGTTCTGGGCTGTAACTGGGGCTCCTAGATGCTGTGGTAACACACTAagacggatgcttttgtgcaaaatcttgccgcctgtctacactggccgcgagtatttgcgcaagaacactgactttgtactgtacaaaatcagtggttcttgcgtaaatactctgacgctcccgctcagggataaaccctcttgcgcaagagggccagtgtagacagccaagttgatttcttgcgcaagaaagccaggggctaaaatggccatcggagctttcttgcacaagagagcgtctacactggcacggatgtcCAATATAGTTAAATTGGAGCAAACACCTTGGATTCTGGGAGGATGCTGATTTGGGATTTAAACGTGGCTGATTTGGGATTTAAACGTGACTTATTTTGGTTTCACCTAAACCTGTTCCCACTCTTAAGCTAAAAAGAGTTGCCCTCCTGTTTAAGACAGGCCAGAGAACAGCCCTGAATGAATCCCTGTTTGAATTGGAGTCTATCTTGTACAAAACAATATCCGCTCAAGTTAAAAACATCTGGGAGCACTCATGTTCATCTGCTCAGGTTGAAACTTGCGTTCAAATCTCTTCCTTACATCCCAGAAAACCCCTCCTCCTTTAATTAGAGAAACTTTTCTGTTCATATTCGAGTGCTGGGGACAGAGTACAGGACAGACTTTGGAGACTGGGGGTCTGTGGGGCATGCCCTTGTGGAGAAGCAAAAGTGGGGGTGTTAAAGATGGGGAGGCAGCCTTCTTTCTTCCCTGATGTGGTTCCCAGCTACTGATCCATGGGGTGTTTCCGTATGTTCTTTCCTCAACCACCTGCTGGGGTTAAGGTTCTTTCAGTAGGTGCCCTCATTGTAGGTGTCTGTTTGCCAAGGAAAATGTGGTAGCGATTGGAAGCACCAATGAGAAGGGATCTGGTCAGGCAAGCAGCTTCCAGCtcaggaggtgtgggggagggagaaggctagGCTATGAAGTGTGAAAATGCCATCCCTGCACATCCCAAAACCCTCATATGGCTCATCATTTCTGGACCTGATTGGGAGActtctccattcatctgaagaagtgggttgtgcccacaaaagcacatgacccCATCCACATTCGCAGGGCagtgggagagccagggctgagcTAGCAAGAGGCCGTGGGTCAGGATTATTTGAGTGCGACACTAGCAGAGCTCTGAGTGTTTGAACCTAGAGCCagggtagcagggggctgcactttGGGAAGGAGGGGCGTTGGCAGAACTCTGCAGCCGTCCGTCCCAACTTGCCCCTCTGTTTCCCAAATGTCGTGTCATCGTGCCCAAGGTATGTGGAGAGAAAACCAACATTGCTTTTCCCAGCATAATTTACTGAAAATAATCACAAGAAACTCACGTACAAGAGTCTGCTCCCTTCAAGGCAGATTCAGGGAGCAGATCACAGGTGCTATGCTGCATCGTGTAAAGAAGTTTCTCCAGAGCTTACAAGTCTGACAGACGTGGGGATCGCACACACGCACgcagaggcacacacacacacacaccgttttACATTTAAACTGGGAGCAAACCCCCTGGACCAGTCAGTATCTgagggttaaaaacaaacaactcaAAGCCATGCTGGATTTGAGCAGTGCTGAGGCCTCTTCCGGCACAACTCAGTTTACTGGCCTGCCAGGAGCAACACCATAAAAATCAGCTTCCCAACTGCATGGCACGTGGCTGAGGATTTTGTTCCCGAGAGAAGGGAGTTCATAGCACTTCCAGGTGGCAAGACCAGGGAGCAGCTCACCTGAGAGAGCCGTGGGTAGGGACTTTTGTTGCAGTAGCTGTAGAGATCCCCGAGGAATTGAGAGtcacagagcagggagcagggaaggggcttAGCCCCGTTTTAGAGGCGGGGAGCTGGTGCCCAGAGAGACAGCGACAAGGTCACGCCAGGCAATACCGTGCCATAGTCCTCAAACCCAGCTCTGCTTTGGAGCCATGCGGCCAGCTTGCCTGGCCCTGGGAAAGCGTTGCAGataccctccccccacagcagccagGGGCCACACCTAGGAGCGGGGTGGAGAACGACGAGGGGAGGAGACCTCGTCCCACAACTAACCCAGTGTAGTCGGAACGCTCTGCCCTCCCCGCGCCGGGCAGGGAGATGTGTGGGCAGCAGGTAGAGGCACAGGGACAGCTTCCGGGGGCTGTGGGCAGTGCACAGACCCGACGGGTCACCCCCGCCTCCACAAAGGGGCCGAGACACAGAGTTTTCAGAAGGAGGGGGGCAGCGTTTCGAGGGGGATCAAGGGGCTGGAATCTAAAGCGATCTATTGAGGTGGGAAGGGGGGATCAAGCAACAAAGGGGGGGCCCTTCTCCAGCCAGCGAGTGCAGACAGGAGAGGATGTTTGCAAAGCCTGGGAGGGTATTTCAGGGGGCTACAGGGCGTGAGGGGACGGTTCCCCCAGAGGTCGGCTGCAGAAGCCTTACAAATCAGACAGCTGCAGTGCCTGGAGCAGCCTTTCCCTCGGTGCCAAACGAAAAGGCAGGGAGCTCCGAGCCGCCCCACCCGCTGTGCCCTCCTAGATCCACGGGCAGGGGCTCAGAGGTGGCTCCTCCGGGGGAGGGAGGTCTTGTAGAGGGACTTGCCGCTGGCTTCAATGTAGGTGACACTCATCTCCTTGCCGTCGATCTCCACGTAGGCGAAGCCGCCCAGGGACGCCGGCGCGGCGTAGAAGAAGCGCAGGAAGCCCGCGGGCACCTGGTGGAAGTGCTTCCGCGAGTTCTCCATGAAGTTGCCGGCCCCACTCAGCACGTAGCCCACGCCGGCCTTGTCCTGCAGGTACTGATCAGAGACAGGGGGGTTACAACAGATCTGCGCCCCTGCTGCCTGagtaccccctccccctccatgcctGTCCCACAGCCAGCATGCCGGCGCCCAGGTGAGCAAGGAGTGTGCACCCGGGGTTGCCCCGTAGTAGGGCAGCACGTTGCAAGCTGGCACCCCCGCCGGTGGGCCCAGCACAGCATCTGCTGGAGCTGTTCTCTGGAGAGGGGTGGGTGGggttgctgggggcgggagccagAGGAGCCTGGCTCTCATGGGGAGGGGACTGAAATCTCCCTGTTTGGGATCTAGTGGGTGTGGATGGGAAGAGTATTAGCCGCGTCTAGCTGGGTTCTAGTCCTAGCTCTAGAAGGAGGAGAGTGTTTCTCAGCcaatggtacgagtacccttagggggactcgagagaagtcgggggggggggataccTCAATACACCTgatatttggagaaaactgacgttctactttgtgttacagcgttttattatttttgtacttttttcacccaaaaatgtcatcgcccgcccagctacaattaagttgtttaaacaaatgtgttgcaatggtagaaaaaaatggtttgtctgaaactgtaggtactgggggggacttttcttcttgttttttttttttttttttgaaaaggggtactttataaaaaaaagattgagaaatgctgctctagGGGGCTGGGCACCAGGACTCCTGTTCCCAgctttgggagggggctggggtctcGGGGTTAgcgcagaggggctgggagcagcgttccctgtaagccaggcgcttgtgcggccgctcaggagagagtccaatCCCGCCCAGCTGAGCACCCACCGCTAGGGCTCTTTtgttctgctggtggtgcacagtctcacatgcctcagtgcacatggaAAATATTATTCCGcgcatggatgggaaaaaaatccgCACATACACGGAAAAGAATATACATGGAAAAGGAACGttggttgggagccaggactcctgggttctagtcccagtttTGCTGTTGCCTTCCGGCAGTGTGGCCcagggtggctggggcagggtgcagcgGGTCAGCAGGGGAGCCCAGAGTGGGGCCCCGAGCCCagcgcccctctccccctcacctGCAGGTTGTGATCATGGCCACACAGGTAGGCAGTGGCCTTGTACTTGAGCAGCAGCGGCTGCAGGTACTTCACCAGGCAGTGGGTGGGGCCGTGCTCCGCCACTGACCACACCGGGTAGTGGCCGGCGACCAGCAGGTAGTCGTCCCGGGAAGCTGCCATCTGCTTACGGAGCCAGGCCAGCTGGCTTCGGGCCAGCCCTACATCCcggggctgctggggctgctggctctggaaGTCGTCCGAGTTCCCGCACAGGGTGACGGTGTCGATCATGAGGAGGGCCACCGTGGCGTTGCTCTTGGGGACCTTGAACTTCAGGGAGTAGTGGTAGTTGGGGAAGTTCCTACGGAACAGAGGGGTCGAAGGTAAACTAGAGCtgatctgcacccccccccagtcGCCTGAATCAGCAAGAGTGAGGGACTtcagccggggtgggggggcagggctggtctagcaggggctgcagggcgggagcaAGGGGTACTGGGATGGGgagcctggccggggggcaggTTGGTCTAGCAGGGGGAAcggggggcctggccggggggcaggttggtctagcaggggctgcagggcgggagcgaggggTGCTGGTACGGGGGGCAGGCTGGTCTAgtaggggctgcagggcgggcgggagtgaggggtgctgggacggggggcaggctggtctagtaggggctgcagggcgggcaggagggaggggcgctggcggagctgggggagcccagggccaggcccggagggggctgtggggcagaacGGAAGGCCACAGGCAGGCTATGGCAGGGGCCCGGGCTGGGCCCCGAGACAGCAGGGTGCAGGAGGCGTGTGCGGGGCCCTTACCAGCGCTTGGAGACCTTGCTGTAGGCGATCTGAGCAGAGACGTTCCCCGAGTGGTCGTGGTTCCCGGCCAGCACGTACCATGGCACCTTGCGCAGCGGCTGCGCCTTGAACACGTTCTCAAAGGTTTCCTGGCAGGAGTGAGGGGATGGCAGAGACTACCGTCACCCTTCcccagcggaggggggggggggcgcctgccgacctccccctcctccccacccgcaCGCACTGGCCgccccaggctgggagagggagctggctggaacccagctgggagggggagccatGAAGCTCTTTGCCCCTCACGAGCCATAATGG includes these proteins:
- the ACP5 gene encoding tartrate-resistant acid phosphatase type 5, producing MAGYLCLSVLLLAALPTSYASPLSTGSSLRFIALGDWGGVSNPPFHTPREVATAKEMGRTVAALGADFILSLGDNFYYNGVQDVNDKRFQETFENVFKAQPLRKVPWYVLAGNHDHSGNVSAQIAYSKVSKRWNFPNYHYSLKFKVPKSNATVALLMIDTVTLCGNSDDFQSQQPQQPRDVGLARSQLAWLRKQMAASRDDYLLVAGHYPVWSVAEHGPTHCLVKYLQPLLLKYKATAYLCGHDHNLQYLQDKAGVGYVLSGAGNFMENSRKHFHQVPAGFLRFFYAAPASLGGFAYVEIDGKEMSVTYIEASGKSLYKTSLPRRSHL